The genomic DNA TGTTTCTGGCGGTTTCAGTCTGGGCGCCTCACGCGTCATCCCGAGCTTCGCTACACGCCCTCGGGCGCCCCCGTGTGCCAGATGGGCCTGGCGCTCAACCGCCGCTGGACGAGCCAGGCCGGCGAGGCGCAGCAGGAGACGACCTTCGTGGAGATCACGACCTGGGGCAAACAGGCCGAGACGGTGGCGGCCTATCTCACCAAGGGCCGCGCCGTCGCCGTCGATGGGCGGCTCCAGCAGGACAGCTGGGAGACGGGGGCCGGCGAGAAG from Gemmatimonadota bacterium includes the following:
- the ssb gene encoding single-stranded DNA-binding protein, with product MSAKDLHPCFWRFQSGRLTRHPELRYTPSGAPVCQMGLALNRRWTSQAGEAQQETTFVEITTWGKQAETVAAYLTKGRAVAVDGRLQQDSWETGAGEK